In Symmachiella dynata, the following are encoded in one genomic region:
- a CDS encoding sulfatase-like hydrolase/transferase: MKYILATLGLLALLPVVASAAERPNVLVILADDLGYSDIGCYGGEIETPNLDALAKNGLRFTQFYNTARCWPTRGALLTGYYAQQIRRDNLPGIPSGGRGKRPQWARLLPDMLKPLGYRSYHSGKWHVDGLPLQCGFDHSYYVQDQGRFFNPKVHYEDDQKLPPVEPGGDYYATNAIADHAVRTLKEHAEKHGETPFFHYLAFTAPHFPLHGLPEDIAKYRNQYRAGWEKVRDARWQRIQEMGLVDGVLSAVEPDVGPPYHFPKALEILGPGEVNRPLPWETLTAAQQEFQATKMAIHAAMIDRVDRDIGRVLAQLRAMGALDNTLILFLSDNGGSAEIMVRDDGHDPTAAPGSAATYLCLGPGWSTTSNTPFRRHKTWVHEGGISTPLIAHWPAGISAKGELRQDVGHVIDIVPTILDIAGGAPLKTWNDQPVPPAPGKSLVPAFAKDDSVKRDALWWSHEGNRALRVGNWKLVSARDDDWELYDLHGDRTEQHNLAAQHPDKVDDMRRKWEQLEDEFRQLATRDLPQSSLLPRKELILPGKSFFVADRPAFIFYPPREKRRKPQPWILYAPTLPGLPDRHEKWMHEQFLAAGVAVAGIDIGESFGSPRGQKLYNALYRELTTKQGFAQKPCLLGRSRGGLMITSWAAAHPEKVAGIAGIYPVLDLTAYPGVDKAAGAYRLTAEQLQNRLAKHNPIENVEALARAGVPAFFIHGDSDKVVPLETNSAEFVRRYKAAGAESLAQLVIADGQGHNYWDGFFHCQELIDFAIKQATAATEK; the protein is encoded by the coding sequence ATGAAATACATACTCGCCACGCTGGGTCTCCTGGCACTCCTGCCCGTCGTCGCCAGCGCCGCCGAACGCCCCAACGTGCTGGTGATCCTCGCCGACGACCTGGGCTACTCCGACATCGGTTGCTATGGCGGCGAGATTGAAACGCCGAATCTAGACGCCCTCGCCAAAAACGGTTTGCGGTTTACGCAGTTCTATAACACCGCCCGCTGTTGGCCGACGCGGGGGGCGCTGCTGACCGGGTATTACGCGCAACAAATTCGCCGCGATAACCTACCCGGAATTCCCAGCGGTGGGCGGGGCAAACGGCCGCAGTGGGCGCGGCTGTTGCCCGACATGCTCAAGCCGCTCGGCTATCGCAGCTACCACTCCGGCAAATGGCACGTCGACGGACTGCCGCTTCAGTGCGGATTCGACCACTCGTATTACGTGCAAGACCAAGGCCGGTTTTTTAATCCCAAAGTCCATTACGAAGACGATCAGAAACTCCCGCCCGTTGAACCGGGCGGCGACTATTACGCCACCAATGCCATCGCCGACCATGCGGTCCGCACCTTGAAAGAGCATGCGGAGAAACATGGCGAGACACCCTTTTTTCATTACCTCGCCTTCACCGCTCCGCACTTTCCGCTGCACGGCCTGCCCGAAGATATCGCCAAGTATCGCAACCAATATCGCGCCGGCTGGGAAAAAGTGCGTGATGCACGGTGGCAACGCATTCAAGAGATGGGATTGGTCGACGGCGTATTGTCCGCCGTGGAACCCGACGTCGGCCCGCCCTACCATTTCCCCAAAGCATTGGAAATCCTCGGCCCAGGGGAGGTCAATCGTCCCCTGCCCTGGGAGACACTGACAGCTGCACAACAGGAATTCCAAGCCACCAAAATGGCGATTCATGCGGCGATGATCGATCGTGTCGACCGCGACATTGGCCGCGTGCTTGCGCAGTTGCGTGCCATGGGAGCGCTGGACAACACGTTGATTTTGTTTCTTTCTGACAATGGCGGCAGCGCTGAGATTATGGTCCGCGATGACGGTCACGACCCGACCGCCGCTCCCGGATCCGCTGCGACGTATCTCTGCCTAGGACCAGGTTGGTCGACGACCTCCAACACTCCCTTCCGCCGTCACAAAACCTGGGTGCATGAAGGGGGTATCTCCACACCATTGATCGCGCATTGGCCGGCCGGCATTTCAGCCAAGGGAGAATTGCGGCAGGATGTGGGACACGTCATCGACATCGTCCCCACGATTCTCGATATCGCCGGCGGCGCGCCGCTGAAAACCTGGAACGACCAACCGGTCCCCCCCGCACCGGGCAAAAGCCTCGTCCCGGCGTTCGCGAAGGACGATAGCGTCAAACGGGACGCACTATGGTGGTCGCACGAAGGCAATCGCGCGCTGCGCGTTGGCAATTGGAAACTGGTTTCCGCCCGCGACGACGATTGGGAACTCTATGACCTGCATGGGGATCGCACCGAACAACACAACCTGGCCGCCCAACATCCTGACAAGGTCGATGACATGCGGCGCAAATGGGAACAGCTTGAGGACGAATTCCGCCAGTTGGCAACGCGCGATTTGCCGCAATCGTCCCTGCTGCCCCGCAAAGAGTTAATCCTGCCTGGAAAATCGTTCTTTGTCGCCGATCGACCGGCATTTATTTTCTATCCGCCGCGAGAAAAACGTCGCAAGCCGCAACCTTGGATTCTCTACGCACCGACGTTACCGGGGCTGCCTGACCGCCACGAAAAATGGATGCATGAACAATTTCTCGCCGCCGGGGTCGCCGTGGCGGGGATTGATATCGGCGAGTCGTTCGGCAGTCCGCGCGGACAAAAGTTGTACAACGCCTTGTATCGTGAATTGACCACCAAACAAGGCTTTGCCCAGAAACCATGCCTGTTGGGCCGCAGTCGGGGAGGCTTGATGATCACCAGTTGGGCCGCCGCTCACCCCGAGAAAGTCGCCGGCATCGCCGGGATCTATCCCGTCTTGGACCTGACCGCCTATCCCGGTGTGGACAAGGCAGCAGGGGCATACCGTTTGACCGCCGAGCAACTGCAAAACCGGCTCGCAAAGCATAATCCCATCGAAAATGTAGAAGCACTCGCCCGCGCCGGTGTCCCGGCCTTTTTCATTCATGGAGACAGCGACAAGGTCGTTCCCTTGGAGACAAACTCCGCCGAATTCGTGCGACGCTACAAAGCCGCCGGTGCCGAATCGCTCGCGCAGCTTGTCATTGCCGACGGGCAAGGCCACAATTACTGGGACGGGTTTTTTCACTGCCAAGAATTGATCGACTTCGCCATAAAACAGGCAACCGCCGCTACGGAAAAGTAG
- a CDS encoding secretin N-terminal domain-containing protein, translating to MKCTFAAVLLTLYLSGIAAAQSSSAAEYQVYPLRHKSATEVEKMLVELLDNLDDNTHLVADRQNNQILLRGPKNAQQIAQQLIKSVDRKSKTTTAPAETKPVVQSYPIEPAGLQEAADSLRKRFQENRKVRVAIDVDASRLLVVAPQQIHDWISSRLDEPTPPLEIQEVERTITLKAGAQPGQPVEPPSTDPPRELFVSLINSQAADILPMLRQLFGKRMQPIRVNESPEQSYVLSKIAGHDVEITIDRRRNQFLVYGQEQAVAQVARLVRALDSRETTEGRRIRILALRRSSPNKVEEAVRAYRGEKNKLKSPKTNHKKTGDKGTHLITDSQIRPANFAFQETDADSDSAPALDPDGPTDALDAELDRQRERLRELGTDVEVETLPDLDVIILRGRDRDVEEMTRIINEIERLSAEAEPEIEVVRLKHVDSQQLSTLITGVLPDLIGGRQGRVEQTPLITPNALLLIGWGEAMEVLKELIASLDSPVDPNSQLRVFQLKHAPAAQAQQTVQQYFTNRPGLAASVRVTADPRTNALLIQAAPRDMQDVELLISRIDVAESSSVHQARIFSLKNSLAADVAQVLTQAISGANGSGGQASSVLELLAIDTAGQKVLKSGLLNNVQITPDPRKNTLVISAPPESMELLGELIRQLDETPVDTAQIKVFRIINSDAADLVQMLRSLLPTQTGAGTGPQLPGAEGETSLAPLRFAIDTRTNSIIATGSAGHLRIIEALLLRLDEREVKLRQNIVYRLKNVSATDVARAIGDFLRSERQIQLASPGGLSAFQQIEREVVVVPEPVGNNLIVSATPRFFEEIKTIVEKLDEQPPKVMIQVLIAEVGLNDTDEFGVELGLQDSLLFDRSLLSNLADSQTLTRTSQQSTSQGITTQTEQQVIGATLEPGFDFNQADLGNSGSATSLATAATVAGQALSNFAVGRTNTQLGYGGLVLSAGSDSVNILLRALHENRRLEVLSRPQVTTLDNQPAYIQVGQRVPRITGSTVGLTGTVNSVALENVGLILGVTPRISPEGMVVMEIDSEKSDVGSDADGIPVLVSTDGTIVKSPRINVITAQTTVSAADGETIILGGLITKRTEEIRRRVPYLSELPLLGQLFSYDFNSDRRTELLIILTPHVIRDQKDMERIKMEEYARMSWCATDVCELQNHDPLLCGESGCPMYNDAIPVIYPDSDPRGEGTTPAQPALIPQPQEDVIYPDTNPQSRIDRRSAVQSSWDDVEPLFPDDNPQGTLNPNLNVRLRRIRKAQPSDSRTGIPKVLYSPEDSNGPIVPDQMTR from the coding sequence ATGAAATGCACATTTGCTGCCGTTCTGTTGACACTTTACCTCTCGGGCATTGCCGCAGCTCAGTCGAGTTCGGCAGCCGAATACCAGGTCTATCCGCTGCGGCATAAATCGGCGACTGAAGTCGAAAAAATGCTGGTGGAACTGCTGGATAATCTCGACGACAACACGCACCTGGTTGCCGATCGTCAAAACAATCAAATCTTGCTCCGCGGGCCGAAAAACGCTCAACAGATTGCGCAGCAGCTGATCAAATCGGTAGATCGCAAGTCGAAGACGACTACAGCTCCGGCCGAGACAAAACCGGTCGTCCAATCCTATCCGATCGAGCCTGCCGGACTGCAAGAAGCAGCCGACAGCCTCCGCAAACGATTTCAAGAGAACCGCAAGGTCCGTGTCGCGATTGATGTCGATGCTTCACGGTTACTGGTTGTGGCGCCCCAACAGATTCATGACTGGATCTCGTCGCGATTGGACGAACCGACACCGCCGCTAGAAATCCAAGAGGTGGAACGGACGATCACGCTCAAAGCAGGTGCTCAACCAGGTCAGCCCGTCGAGCCACCGTCGACCGACCCGCCGCGTGAATTGTTTGTCTCATTGATCAATTCCCAAGCAGCCGACATCCTACCGATGTTGCGGCAATTGTTCGGAAAGCGCATGCAACCGATCCGCGTCAACGAAAGTCCCGAGCAGAGTTATGTCCTCTCGAAAATTGCGGGACACGATGTCGAAATTACCATCGACCGCCGTCGCAATCAGTTTTTGGTGTATGGACAAGAGCAAGCCGTCGCACAGGTCGCGCGACTCGTGCGGGCACTCGATAGCCGCGAGACCACCGAAGGCCGCCGGATTCGTATCCTCGCACTTCGACGCAGTAGTCCCAATAAAGTCGAGGAGGCCGTTCGCGCCTATCGCGGTGAAAAAAACAAACTGAAATCACCAAAAACCAACCACAAAAAAACCGGTGATAAGGGGACGCACCTCATCACGGATTCGCAAATCCGCCCGGCCAACTTTGCCTTCCAAGAAACAGACGCCGACAGCGATTCCGCCCCAGCCCTGGATCCGGACGGACCAACGGACGCCCTGGACGCCGAGTTAGACCGCCAACGCGAACGGTTGCGGGAGTTGGGAACTGATGTCGAAGTCGAGACGCTGCCCGATCTGGACGTCATCATCCTGCGGGGGCGCGATCGTGACGTTGAAGAAATGACCCGCATCATCAATGAAATCGAACGGCTCAGCGCCGAAGCGGAACCGGAAATTGAGGTCGTGCGTCTCAAACATGTCGATAGCCAACAATTATCGACATTAATCACCGGTGTGCTCCCCGATTTAATCGGTGGTCGACAAGGCCGCGTGGAACAAACCCCGCTGATCACACCCAATGCGCTGTTATTGATTGGCTGGGGCGAAGCGATGGAGGTGCTAAAAGAGTTGATCGCCTCGCTGGATAGCCCCGTCGATCCCAACTCGCAACTACGCGTCTTTCAGCTGAAACATGCGCCGGCGGCACAGGCGCAGCAAACCGTACAACAATATTTCACGAACCGGCCGGGACTGGCTGCGTCGGTGCGTGTCACAGCCGACCCGCGCACCAATGCATTGCTCATCCAGGCAGCACCACGGGACATGCAGGATGTGGAACTGTTGATCAGCCGGATTGATGTCGCAGAAAGTTCCTCGGTTCATCAGGCACGCATCTTCTCGCTGAAGAACTCCTTAGCAGCCGATGTCGCCCAGGTTTTGACACAAGCCATTTCCGGTGCCAACGGGAGTGGCGGACAAGCCTCTTCGGTGTTGGAACTGCTGGCGATCGATACGGCCGGACAAAAAGTCCTCAAATCGGGGTTGTTGAACAACGTTCAAATCACACCCGACCCGCGTAAAAATACACTCGTCATCTCCGCACCACCGGAAAGCATGGAGCTATTGGGCGAATTGATTCGCCAACTCGATGAAACGCCGGTGGACACCGCGCAAATCAAGGTGTTTCGGATCATCAACAGCGACGCGGCCGACTTGGTGCAGATGCTGCGGTCATTGCTGCCGACACAAACCGGCGCTGGCACCGGCCCACAACTCCCTGGAGCTGAAGGGGAAACCTCACTCGCTCCGTTGCGATTCGCCATCGACACACGTACCAATAGTATCATCGCCACCGGCTCGGCGGGACATTTGCGAATCATCGAAGCGTTGTTGCTGCGTTTGGATGAACGCGAAGTCAAACTGCGGCAGAATATCGTGTATCGTTTGAAGAACGTTTCTGCGACCGACGTTGCCCGCGCGATTGGCGACTTTTTGCGAAGTGAGCGACAGATCCAATTGGCGTCGCCGGGTGGTTTGAGTGCTTTTCAACAGATCGAACGCGAAGTGGTTGTTGTGCCCGAACCGGTGGGGAACAACCTGATCGTCAGTGCCACGCCGCGGTTTTTCGAAGAGATTAAAACCATTGTCGAAAAACTCGACGAACAACCGCCCAAGGTGATGATCCAAGTACTGATCGCCGAAGTCGGCTTGAATGATACCGACGAATTCGGCGTAGAGTTGGGACTGCAAGATTCGCTGCTTTTCGATCGCAGCCTGTTGAGCAATCTCGCGGATTCACAAACATTAACGCGAACCTCACAACAATCGACTTCCCAAGGGATCACCACCCAGACGGAACAACAAGTCATCGGTGCCACGTTGGAACCGGGCTTTGACTTCAATCAAGCAGATTTGGGCAACAGCGGCAGCGCCACTTCGTTGGCGACCGCAGCGACTGTGGCCGGTCAAGCATTGTCGAACTTCGCCGTGGGCCGCACGAACACGCAACTTGGTTACGGCGGTCTCGTCCTTTCCGCCGGCAGCGACAGCGTGAATATCCTGTTGCGAGCTCTGCACGAGAATCGGCGTTTGGAAGTTCTTAGCCGTCCGCAAGTCACGACGTTGGATAATCAACCGGCCTATATCCAAGTTGGTCAACGCGTACCTCGTATCACCGGTTCTACGGTCGGGTTAACCGGTACGGTCAATAGTGTCGCATTGGAAAATGTCGGCCTGATTCTTGGTGTCACGCCACGCATCAGTCCCGAAGGCATGGTGGTGATGGAAATCGATTCTGAAAAATCCGACGTGGGCAGCGACGCCGATGGGATTCCCGTCTTGGTTTCCACCGATGGAACAATCGTCAAGTCACCCCGTATTAACGTCATCACTGCACAGACAACCGTGAGTGCTGCTGATGGAGAAACCATCATTCTGGGCGGATTGATCACTAAACGGACCGAAGAAATTCGTCGCCGCGTTCCTTATCTTTCAGAGCTACCACTGCTGGGCCAACTCTTCAGCTACGATTTTAATTCTGATCGGCGGACCGAGTTATTGATCATTCTCACCCCGCACGTTATCCGCGACCAAAAAGATATGGAACGGATCAAGATGGAAGAGTACGCCCGCATGAGTTGGTGCGCGACTGACGTATGCGAATTGCAAAATCACGATCCTCTGCTGTGTGGCGAATCGGGCTGCCCGATGTACAACGACGCCATTCCCGTGATTTATCCCGACAGCGATCCGCGCGGCGAAGGCACAACTCCCGCCCAGCCGGCTTTGATTCCCCAACCGCAAGAAGATGTGATCTATCCCGACACCAACCCGCAAAGTCGTATCGATCGCCGCTCGGCGGTTCAGTCCTCCTGGGACGATGTCGAACCTTTGTTTCCTGACGACAATCCCCAAGGGACGCTGAACCCGAATTTGAATGTTCGGTTACGGCGGATACGAAAAGCACAACCGTCCGATTCGCGCACGGGAATCCCCAAGGTGCTCTACAGTCCTGAAGACTCCAACGGGCCGATTGTGCCCGATCAAATGACGCGGTAA
- a CDS encoding BON domain-containing protein: MVSGPTATLRGEVASESDRRLAALLATFEPGIDRVQNDLTVNTELKLPPLPPEPGTEADAPPLAPPAGN; encoded by the coding sequence GTGGTCTCAGGTCCGACGGCCACGTTGCGGGGTGAGGTTGCCTCCGAATCGGATCGTCGGCTAGCTGCTCTGCTTGCCACTTTCGAACCCGGAATCGATCGCGTACAAAACGACCTGACCGTGAATACCGAGTTGAAGTTGCCGCCGCTGCCTCCTGAACCTGGGACTGAGGCGGATGCGCCTCCGCTGGCGCCGCCTGCTGGGAATTAG